The genomic interval ATAATATTTCCTGTCGAAAAATTCGGAGTGGCTTTTTATAATGTTATGTTTTTTATCAACTACGATTCCGGAAATAACCATACCAGGATATATCATTTTTTCCCTGCCAAGGCTTTTCATCAGATAATACGTACTATTTCTGGTTTTATAATCATCAATGTGCCTGTTTATACCGAATTCTATCCTGAAATCTTCAATAGGGAAGTTTTCAAGTTTCATATACCTGTTTTTCAGGTCATCCAGCTTTTCTTTTTTTAATGGTAATTCATCAAAACTGCAGTTTAACGCATCAAGTGCCTGCTCCTGGAACTTCCTGACCAGTGGTGGTGAATCCCTTCTCCTGAGTTCTATGCCTCTTACCTTAAACGTTCCATCTTTCCTTAATCCTATATATCTGTTTGCGGAACCTATGCCATTGGCCTGGGGCATAAAAGCAATCCATCTATAATTTGAATCCAGAACTATAGGTATGCCTGTTTTATCATATATCTCTTTAAGTGTTTTATCTATATCACCGTTTCCTGATAGCCAGAGTGAATCAACAACACCATGTAAAACGGTGAAACCATTTTCTTCTGAAATTCTCATGGAATCTGCTATTATTTTTCTCCCTATGCCTGTTATTTTTTCATGCACATCTATCCTTCCAAATTTTGCATTTTTATAACCGGTATACCCGAAGGAATTGAGAAGGAGGATTTTCAATGCCTTATTTCTGCTTGCATAGATATCCGACCTGCCGTTGACATATTTATACAGTAGCCTCCTGTCCAGCAATCCTCTGAGGAACTGTGATAAATAGGCAGTATTTCCTCCAGAAATGCTCTCCGGTGATATGCCATATTCAACTATTATTCCAGGATACATGGATGAAAAATCAATTTCATATACATCCGAATAAATTCCCGGCTCCGGATTAAAAACTATTCCACCTGCGTCTGCACTGAATAATTCAGCAGGATTTTTTGCAATCTCATAATCATCTTTTCTAAATGGCACAAGTATTTTTCTTTTTAATGCTTCTTTTTCCTCAATAGAAGAAACAACGGTGCCAGGAGTTATACTGGAAACTATTTCAACAGGAAGGGATGAAACCCTTGATAGCTCAAACAGCCCTGAGATTCCAGATTCCCTGTATACAAAGGAATCATAATCTATGCATATTCTATCCCTTATTTTTACAGCCCCGGGCATATACGAATGCCTGCCATAGGATTCAAAGGTTCTTTCCCTGTAAAATCTGGCATTAATATAATATCCATGTTTTTTCATCTGGTCAAGCAAAATGCTGAATTCATTTTGATAGTTTCTATATATTATAATGATGTTTTCCTCTATAGCCCTTTTTGTTTCTTCATAGATATTGCTGGAATATATATTGCCATTTATGGCAACATATTTTATCCTGCCACGTGTGGATACAGGTTCTATTACTGCTGCAGGCAAACTTATATCCTCCTCATATGGGTTTTCCAGGCTATAGAATTCCATTCCCCTGCTTACCATAAACCGTAAAATATTATTTATGTCAGCATTATAAATTTTCAACCGGGAACCAAATGATTCCTCTATCCTGGATCCCATATCACTTGATTTAGATGGGCTAAGATATATCTGTATTCCATTTTGCAATCCATAAATATCGTTCATTGTAGTATAACGGTAGATATAATTTGTCGCGTCCAGGCTCTTCTCAAGCATGGTTAAATAGTATGGTTCGCCTGAAACAAATATCCATGTCCTGTTATTGAAGTATTTTTTAATGATCTTTCCGTTCCGGTATATCCACAGTTCTATTACATCAGAACCAGTGGCGTTTATTATCTTCTCCATATCCATCCAGCTTTTTATATAATTCCAGAATAATAGCAGCAAAAAACTGGTTAAAATTTGAAATCTCATTTGAATGTTTCTCTGCCATGGATATAATAACTTTCAGAATTTCAATATCTTCTTTTTTCATATATGTGCGCATGGATAAAATTTCTTCTTCCATAGATTTCACATATTCCCTTGACGACTGTGTGTTCCTTCCCATTTTACCATCCCATAAATTCTTCATTCACTGTTTTTGAACCCACAATATCAAATATTACCGCACTGCCATTATATACTGATTGTTCCATCACATAATTTATCTCACCAATAACAGAAAGGCCCCATGAATCAAGCACAAACGATGAGATCAATATAAGGTATTTTTCAATGCCGCTCTCTATAACTATTCTATTCAGCTGATATGGAGTCATAATTCTCTGGATTTTTACATTAAAATTTAAAATATTCTTTTCAAGCATAATTCCATCAGATATCAATAGTTTTGTGGGCATGTAATGTGTTATTTCCCGTAAAATATCAAAACTTCCGCTTCTAATGCTGAACTCTCCCATAAAAATTAAAATAGCAATTTTAAGAAATAGTTTCTGCAATGGTTAAAAAAATGAGAAAATGAGATGTATAATTTTATTTTATAAATGCTTTTTTTATTACAATTTTTTCAAGGGGCTTATCGTTCCTGTCTCTCTTTGCCTTGCTTATTTTATCTGCAACATCGAGACCCTTTACAACTTTGCCGAATACGGGGTGCATTTTATCAAGATAGTTGTTATTCACCACATTTATAAAGAACTGGGATCCGCCAGTATTAGGCCCGGCATTTGCCATTGCTATGGTTCCCCTATCATTTCTATTGTTTTTTGTAAATTCATCTTTTATTTTGTATCCAGGGCCACCCATTCCTGTTCCTGTCGGGTCTCCACCCTGTATCATGAAATCGGGTATAACCCTGTGAAATATTGTGTTATTGTAGAATCCCTGCTCAACAAGCTTTCTGAAATTGCCCGCTGTAACAGGCATATCTTTCTCAAACAATTCTATTTCTATATCTCCCATGCTGGTTTCAAGTACTGCTGTTGCCATATCATCGGATAATATCTACAATTATATACTTTTCCAGATAACACAGTCTGTAAATATTAATTTCCAATAGCTAAATATTATAATAGATTAAATATAACACAGAGAAAAAATTAAAAAATTACCATACTTATTATTATATTACAGAATTATTTTTTAATAATATGCTTAATTATTCTTCATTATATTAAAGAATATGTAAAAAAATAAGTTATCTTTAAATATAATGACGTAATATAATTTTATGGTCGAAAATGATGCTTATTCTGTACTTGATAATGCAAAAGTAGGAAAGTTCCAGAGAAGGCTGGCTGTAACGGCCGCACTTGGCCCATTTACAGACGCTTTCAATGAATTTGGTGCATCAATATCGCTTATAGCTGTTGGGATACTTTTCCACCTGCCTCCAGTACTGGTTGCAGCAGCAACAGCAGCTTACTGGGTAGGTGTGGCGGCGGGTGCAATATTAGGCGGTATAGCATCAGATGCAATAGGAAGAAAGCAGATATTTTTATACGATACAATAGGCATGGCTGTGTTTGCAGTTATCAGTGCCATCGCCACTGGATATATCTCATATTTCCTGGCACGGCTTGCACTGGGTATATTCATAGGGATGGATTATGCAGCCGCAGTCCCACTGCTTTCAGAATATTCTCCATCAAAGAAAAGAGGCGGGCTCCTTTCCACTGAAAAACTGTTTTTTATGTTCGGCACAATTGCCACAGTTGTCATAGGCATGGCTTTCACATATTATGTGGGCGTGCTTCTGGCATGGAGATATGATTTCCTGATAGCAGCAATACCGGCAATAATACTATTCGGATTAAGGTTTGATATGCCCGCATCGCTCAGATGGGCAAAAGCTTCCGGAAGAAAAGATCTGATACCAAAAATATTAAAGAAACTCCACAAGGAAGGGATAGATATAGATCCTGAAACAGTAAAAGTGGATAAACCCCAGTCTATAAAGGAAAACATACACGAATTCTTTAACTCAAAGAATAAAAAAACAGTTGCATACATATTCTGGATTGGCGCAGCATATGCATTGACAGTAAACCTTGTAAGTGTGTATGCCAGCACTGTTCTGGAAAACCTTGGAGCAACATCATTTTTTGCAGAGGAAGGAACATTGATAATTGATATAGTGGGGACATTTGGCGTTATACTGACACTGATTGTTGTTGACAGGATAGGAAGGAGGCTTATGGGGCTCTTCGGCTTTGTCCTTGGTGCCATACCACTTACCGTCCTTATAGTGGCAGATGTATACCACGCAATGACAATACCGCTTGTAATATCCATGTTCGGGCTATTCTTCTTCATAAACGTTGGCCTGGTCGGCACACTTCAATACCTCCCGGCCGCAGAAGTTTCAACTACAAAATCCAGGGGACTTGCTGTAGGTTGGGAGAAACTTTTTGAGTTCGGACTCGCATTACCGGCGCTCACATTGTACGCATATATAGGGCTGTTCTACTCCTTCATATACGATGCTATAATGGTAATAATTGGCGGTATAGTTCTTTATTTCCTGTCATTTGAAACAAAAAACCGGTCTCTGGAGAGAAATGCAATGGAAGCAGAGAAAAAGCATACAAAATCCAGGGAGGGCAAATCAAAGACAGTACAGGAAACAAAACGTATTGATTGAATGGAACATTAACAATTTTTAAATATTTATTTAATATTTTAATTGATGCAAGCTGGATTTCTTAATAAATTAAATTCTGAAATAATTTTAGAAGATTATGAGCCACCGGAACCGAGGGATAATGAGGTAACAATAGAACAGAAATATACCGGGGTATGTTTCAGGGATATACTCACACAGCAGGGATTCTTTCCCAGGGTTTCACTTCCAGTAATACCCGGCCATGAAATAGGGGGCATTATAATAAAAAAAGGCAAAAATATCACAAATTTCAATATAGGAGATAGGGTTTCAAGCCTTATCTACGTGCCATGTGGAAAATGTGAATTCTGTTTATCAGGAAATGAAAATCTATGCCCTAATAAAGTTGCGTATGGCGAGGGAAGAAATGGCGGTTATTCCAGATATGTAAACGCAGATGAGAGGTCTCTGGTTAAAGTTCCCCCTGAAGTTCCGGAGGAAACAGTCCCTATTGCAGCATGTGTCATAGCAATGCTTTATCATGCGATAGGGAGGGTAGGAAAAATAAAAAAGGGTGATTATGTTTTAATCACCGGTGCAGGCGGTGGCGTTGGTGTACATGCAGTGCAGATGGTAAAGGCACTTGGAGGCCATCCCATAGCCGAAACCGGATCTAAATGGAAAGAAGAGGAATTGTATAAACTCGGTGCGGAATATGTTGTATCCCCGGAAAGGGAATATAATAAGGACGTTAAGGAAATTACAGGCCAGGGGGCAGATATTGTACTTGAAGATGTGGGAATTGCAACATTTTCGAAAAGCCTGAGAAGCCTTAAAACAGGGGGCAGGCTGGTAGTTATAGGGAATTTGAAGCCAGAGCCTGTTGAACTACCTCTCGGGCTTATTATCCTCAAGGGCAATAGCATAAAAGGGAGCATAAGTTCCACAAGAGAGGATTTGAAAAAAGCCCTGGAACTGTCAAAATCGCAGATATCTCCTGTAATAGGCAATAAAATAGAACTTCAGGATATAAATAATGGTTATGCAAACATGCTTGATAGGAAAGTACTGGGCAGGCTGCTGATAAAATTTTAGCATCATTTGTTCCATGTTAAAATTTAATTTAACAAAAACCTTTTTTAAAAGTTAATAATGGAGTATAGATAATAAAATGTATATTGTGCCCTCATCTACCGCTTATAATGTATCCAGGAAACTGGCAAGTATTTTTTCATGCAACGTTTCCGGGGTTGTCAGGAAAAGATTTCCGGACAATGAAATGTATTTGAAGATTATTGACGATGTTAAAGGAGAGGATGTACTTCTTGTGGGAAACACAAGGAGTGATCAGGATATAATTGAATACCTCCTGCTTCTGGATGCTATAAAGGAGGAAGAGCCGAAAAGTATAACTGCAGTGGTGCCGTTTTTCGGGTATGCAAGGCAGCATATGAGATATAATAACGGTGAACCGGTGTCTTCAAAGGTTTTTACACAGGCAATAAATCAGTATGCTGACAGGATTATAACTGTTGAACTTCACGATGAGCAGACACTGAATTATTCTAAAGTTCCATTTACCGATATTAAAATTATAAATCCAATATATAAATATTTTATGGATAAAAACATAGATTTTGTTATATCCCCTGACGATGGCGGATATGAACGCGTTAAACTGATGGGTTCAAAACTGGGCATTCCTGCATATTATATTGATAAAAAAAGGATTGATTCAACCACGGTAAAAATGACCCTTCCGGAAGAAGACTATAAAGATAAGAACATTCTTATTCTGGATGATATAATTTCAACAGGGGGCACAATAATCAAAGCCTCCAGGATGTTAAAGGACAAAGGTGTCAGAAACATATACGCCTGCGCAATACATGGTGTATTTGCAAATAACAGCAATGAGAAAATAGAGAGATATGTAAATGAACTCACTGTAACAGATACCATAGAAACAAAATATAGCAATATAACAATTTCAGGGGAAATCGCAGAATCCCTGAAAGACAAGATAAGCATATGAAAAGTGGTCTCAGGGTTCTCGGGCTAGATGATGGCCCGTTTAACCGGAATTCCGATACAAAAACTGTTATGGTAGGAGTTTTAATGAGGTTAAACTCCTATGTTGAGGGAATCTCAACAGGAACTATAAAGGTTGATGGCATGGATTCCACGGAAACTATAATGTCTATGCTAAATGGGAGATTCAGCAAAGATATAGATTTTATAATGTCAAATGGGATAACATTTGGCGGTTTCAATATTATGGATATCAGGATGATAAACCGGTTAACAGGAATCCCCATAATCTCAATAACAAGAAAAAAACCGGATATGGATTCTATGTTTTCCGCACTTAAATTGCATTTTTCAGATTATATGCAAAGAATAGAACTTTTAAAAAACAGTTCAATAAATAAAATTGAGTACTCTGGAAAGGCACTGTATGTAAACTGTTGCGGGATATCTGTGAATGATGCCCTTTATCTTATAAAGAAAACCACTATAATGGGTAATATACCTGAACCTGTGAGAATGGCGCATCTCATAGCAACAGCTATTGTAAGTGGAGAAAGCTATGGAAAAACATAAAACATCTGAAAAATAAAAAATTTAATTTATTTGCTGCTAGAAATACAACCAGTATGCACTTTACGTTATCCACAGTTTCCCACATTAATCATTAATATCCTAATTCATAGCATAACATTTAAGATCAAAATAAATGGCAATATGAATCAGGTGAATTTATATTTCTCTGACGGAATCCCGGAAATTTCATTTTTAATTTTATAAAGATTTCCACCATCTCCATTTTCATCTATAGCTGTTGTAATATAGAGCGTTTTTAAATCATCCCCTCCAAACACGCAGGAATCAACATTTTTTGCACTCACATAAATTTTTTTTATAACCTTTCCATTGCTGTCAAAAGCTATTACGGACGAACCACCATGGAAGGCTACGTATAAATTGCCCATTGAATCTATTGTCATTCCATCCGGTACACCAGGAAATACTGAAACATCTATACTTTCCATTTCATCAAGAATAGCCGAATTTCTATTATCATAATTGAAAACTCTTATTTTTCTTGTTGGGGAGTCTATATAATACATAATTTTTTTATCGTAATTCCATATTGTTCCATTTGATATGGTGATCCTGTCAAGTACTTTACTCTCTTTACTGTCAAATCTATATAGTGCACCAAGTGGGTCTTTTTCATTCATATCCATAGTCCCGGCGAAAAGAACTCCATTCATATCGCATTTGCCATCATTTAATCTAATATTCTCATCTAATTTCATCTTGAAAATAGTTTCAACTTTTCCACTCTTTAAAATTAAATGTTTTATAGATTCCTTTGTGGCAAAAATCAGCCCATCATCGCATGGGACTATGAAAGGTATAATACTGTCAGTATGCAGCTGAGTTATATTCTCACCGTAAGAGTATATTTTTCCGTTTAATATATCAACATAATATAGCAACCCATCTCTCCATATTGGGGATTCCCCCAGTTTTAACTGTGGCGACTCATGTATTAATTTAGCTTTTAACATGTAAACATTATTACATTAATGCTATATATTCTTAGCAGATAATTTTTATCCCGGTAATTATTATTCACGATCAGGTGGCAAGGAAGCCCACGTGCTCTAGCCACGGGTAGTTGACCTGCAATATCCCAGAAAAGTTATAATACCTATAATCATTCATAAATATTATGTGGGAAACTCTGTTTAAAATGGATAAAATTGAGGACAATGCCTTGAAGGATATTACAGTAAAAGGGGTTCCTTTGCTTGTATCAAGGATAGATGGGAAAATATATGTCACAGATCTGTACTGCACACACGAGCAAACCTCCCTTTCTGAAGGATTCATAGAAGGTTGCAGTGTTGTATGTTCCGCCCATTTTGCTTCGTTTAACCTGAAAGATGGGAAGGTTATTTCAGGGCCTGAAGGTGAGACCGGAACAATTAAAGATTTGAAGTCATACAATACAAAGATAGAGAATGGGATGATAATGGCGGATATATAATGAAAATCATAGTTCTGGTTAAACAGGTACCTGATGTCAATGCAATACGATTTGACGAAAAGACTAAAAGGATAATAAGGGCAGGGGTAAAATTATCATTTAACTCCTATGATAAAAAGGCAGTTGAAGCAGCAGTAAGGCTGTCAGAAAAATATAAATGTGAAACATACGTTGTTTCTATGGGCCCCGGGGATGCCAGAGATGTACTGAACGATTCAATGAAAATGGGAATTAACCATGCTATACTGTTAAACGATCCAAATTTTGCAGGTTCAGATACCTATGTAACATCCAGGATTCTATCCTCATTAATAATGCACATTAGCCCGGACATAGTTTTATCCGGCAAATCTTCACTGGATGGCGAAACATCCCAGGTTCCTCCGGAAACAGCAGAGATGGCAGGATACAACTTTGTTTCAAACGTATCATCAATAGAAATAGCCGAAAATAGGGTAATAGTGGCCAGGGATGAAGATAATGGCATAAGGAAACTGGAAGTTTCATTTCCGGTATTCCTCTCAGTCAGCGAGAAAATTAACAGGGCAAGGCAAATAGACCCATCTGCAAAGGTTGAAAATATTGATATATATGACTCCAGATTTACCGCATGGAAGGGAAGTGATTCGCCCACAAGTGTGGTTGATACATTTTCAATGGCCAATACAAGGAATAATAAATTTATTACTTTTCAGGAATTTCTGGGAATACTTAACTCCTCGGGAGAAGTAAAACAGGATCCAGACTATAAGATTCTGGATGACCCGGCAACAGAGGAAATTTTTCTGGGGTTAGCAGTGGACGATCCAGGGACATCCCTTGAAATTTCTTCTAAAATAGCAGAGATTGGAGGCCATAGAATAGTTGTAATAGGGAATATAAACCCATCCAGGCTGAATGGCATGGCATGCCACAAATACATATATCTTGATAACTCAGACTATGTTTCATTTTCTGAATATGTTGCGGAATTTATAAGGAAAAATAAAGTGCGCCACGTTCTCGCACCCTCAAATCTTAACGGAAGGGACATATCATCACACATAGCTGCATCTATTGGCCTTGGCCTCACTGCAGATTGTGTGGATATAAAATTTGAATCAGGAAAAATGGTCCAGTATAAACCCTCTTTTGGAGGTGGCATAATAGCAGTCATTAAATCAAAAACTGAACCTGATATGGCAACTGTGAGAAAAGGCATGTTTCCTATTAAATTCAGGAGCAAATCATATGATGTGCAGACCGTAAATCTGGAAAAAAATGAAAATTTCCACGAAATTGATAACACACCCATTGACAGCAATCTACATCCCCTTGATACCCCTGTGATATTTGGAATCGGCACAGGCGTGCATGCTGAAGATATCCCGCACATTCTGGAAATAGCGGAAAAAATAAACGCTTCTGTTGGTGCAACAAGAAGGGTGGTAGATATGGGAAGAATTCCCAGGCAATTCCAGATTGGCCTTACCGGAATGTCAATATCACCTTCCTTATATGTTGCTCTGGGCATATCGGGATCTGATAACCATATAGTTGGCATCCGATACGCAGGCAAGGTAATGGCTGTTAACAACAATCCTGATGCAGATATATTTAAACATTCAGATTTTGGCATGATTATGGATACGCATGAATTTATTGAAAACCTCTATACGTTTGTTAATAAATAATAGGGGAACTTTTAGATTCTTACAGATAATTTATTTTTCAATACGTCTGTCATTTTGATCAGAAATACTTACCGATGATATAACGGTAAAGAAGCAATAAAAAACTCTTATGTAATCATCATTTCGCAAATTTGTCCGGTTGTTTTCGAGCTCGGTCCTCATATAATCAAATGGCTATGCACCTTTCTGATTGTACATTAAATAAATATTTTCTGGATTGCCAGCAATATTTAGCATCATTGTAACTATGGAAACATGGGAATAATAAAGAGTAGAATGTATGTTCCCTGTAAATTTGTGGAGTTGAGGTTTAGAAATAATAATTTACTACCCCGGTATTAACTATAATGGATATGCATAATGTCACCATAAATTTTCCAAAAAATATAGTTCTTGAAAATGGGGAAAGTATACATATTGAAAGGGATAAAATTACTGACGAGTCATTGTTTTCAATGCTATTTCCGGAGAAATCTACCGATCGTATTGCAATAAATCTCATAAAAAATGGATTCCACGACGCAACTCCGAGTTTTTTCAAAGGCGAGAAATACAGTATGGCTAAAGAAATAGCGTTTCCATGGGAACTGCACATCAGGCTCTTTAATTATGGTAAGCAATATGGAAAAATGTTTGCGCACGTTGAAATATCAAGAAAATACTTTGAACATCTTTTTATAATACAACCCTCCGTGTTTGAGCCCTTTGAATTTTATAAGAGTATATACCGTGAATTCAACGTTATGTATGAACCATCCGGAAAAAAAGTTAAAGAATTCAAGAATTATTATAAAGTTAAGCTCATACCACCGGAAAATCTTATAGAGTGGATGCCACTTGTTTTAAATTTATATAGCAATTTCTCCCAGTACAAGGAAAAAATCAGGGAAATTATTGATGTAATAGATTTTGAATTGCACCGTAAATAAATCTATTTTTTTGAATAGCGCTTCACATCATGCCCGCATATGGGGCATGTTTTAATATATTCATCATATATTTTATGGCAGCCGGTACACCTGTATTTCCATATTATGCCCTTTTTTATGCCAGATATCCCGCCTCCTGAATAGGCAATCCCACAATATTTTGCAACATTCTGTATGGCATAATCGTCTGTGATTATTATCCCATTTAATTCAATTGCAAGTGCGAGCACATCAATATCAGTGGCACTTAGCGCATTGTAATCCCCGGTACTTAAAGCTGCTTCACGGGCTTTTGCAATATACTCCTTTCCAGGGCTGCGTGTCGTTATATTCGCTACTTCAAGGATCTTTTCAAGTGACCCTTTTTTTATTTCATTGATAACAGACTCAGGGTAAACATAACCATCCTCTGAAATATTGAGATTCCCAGATAACATTGCTGAGGTATCTATAATATATTTTTTCTTCCCTTCCACATGGCAAAATATTATTATTAGTAATAAATCTACCTTAAACAATACATAAATGATTTTCCATTTTTAATAGCATATTTTAACTTCTGTGTAATTTCGATCCCATGTTACTGGTATACATTATTATGCTCATTATAGGAATAGCCGTTGGCGCCCTGACAGGAATTACCGGTAGCAGTGGCGTGCTTGTTGTTGTTCCTGTCCTTTCATATATGGGAATCAATTTTAAAACATCTGTAGGTACAAGCCTGCTGGTAGACGTGGTAACTACAACAATTGTGATATATGTATATCTCAGGAAAAAAACCCTTAATCCCGGAATAGGTATAGTACTTGGAATCGGTGCAATAATTGGTGCACAGCTTGGCTCCCTTATTGCAGGAATATTGCCTGTGCTTCCACTGGAAATCATTTTTACTGCCATGGCAGCATATATGAGCTATTATGTGATTAAAAAATCGTACAACATCGATAGCCATGGGGTCAGAAAGATGGAATTAAGCCGTAATTTAGCGTTGATAATCGGTTTTGCCCTGAGCATCCCGGTTGGCATTCTCACAGGGGTTATAGGAACCAGTGGTGGAATTATGTTTGTTTTAATTATCATGGTATTTTTCTCAATGAAGGCACAGAATATGGTAGGTACCGCAACACTTGCAATGTTTCTGTCCGCAGCAAGTGGTTCTATAGGTTATTATGACATAGGGCATATTGACTTCCTGGCAGCAATACTTATAGGTGTTGTGGCACTGGTTTCCGGCTATTATTTCTCAATATTTGCACATAAAATTAAGCAGAAATATATATACCGGTTTATAGGCGTTGTCTTCATAATTGTGGTCATAAGTGAAATTGTGAAGATTGTTGTCCTATAGAAGAATTGATTTTCCTATGCCCGAATATTCTTTACCGAGGTACTTATAATCCTTATCATGGCAACACCTGCATTTACTGTTTCTCTCAACATTTATTTTATTAATTTCAAAATTGAAGGCATCTATAAAATAAATGCTGCCATCTATTCCATAATCCAGTAAAATTTTCACGGCAAGGTTGACACCATATGATGCGATTAGGGCCGGCACAGTATTCAATACACCGGTTACTTCACATGATGGCAATTCAGCAGGTTCACTGTTAAAGCAGGCATAGCATGACGTTTTTCCCGGTATTATAGCTTTAAATTCACCATACATTTCTATAGCGGATGTAAACACCCATGGTATTCCGTATTTGTCACAGGCATCATTTATTATAAATCTGGTGGTCATATTGTCTGTTCCATCAAAAACCAGGTCTGCTGAATTTACCATATAAGCCAGAGAGGAATCAAAAGCACTATTATGGAACTCAACCTCCACATCAGGATTAATTTTCTGCAATTTTTTTGCTGCTGTTTCCGCTTTGTACTCTTTCAAATCATCCATATCATAAAGTATCTGCCTGTGAAGGTTTGTAATCTCTATCCTGTCCCTGTCCACAAGTATTAACTTCTTAACTCCTAATCGTGAAAACATCTCTGCCGCAGCACTCCCGGTGCCACCAAGGCCAATTATGAGAATAGTTTTTTCGAGAAGCTTTTTCTGGTTAGCTTCTCCAATTTGCTTTAAAACAATTTGCCGCGAATACCTTTTCATGTCCATTGGTACTTATTATAACAATAACTTAAATATTTTCAGGTTCAATAAATCGATGCCACTCATAGTTTATAATATTAATCTATAATTAATATATGTGTTCTATAATATATAGAGCAAAATTTAAATATGTAACTATTATAGTCTAATATGGGAAAGGCAGGTTTGGGGGCAAAGGCCGGCGTTGTTGCAGGCCTTGTATATGGTATTTTAGATGGCATATTTGCATATGTAGTGCTGGTAATATTTAAAACGGACGTAATGAAAGTTATGTCTACCTTAGCAGCAAAGGAAACTTCACTGGGCATAAAAGTCACAGGTGCACAACTATATTCTACAGACCTTACACTTGCACCTGTAGAGGGTATAGTAGGAGGCCTTATTATCGGTATCATCCTTGGCATAATATTTGCTTATACACATAATAAAATACCGGGCAAGAATATGATTATAAAAGGTGAGATTTTTGGTCTTATTTTATGGATTATATTTGATGTGCTTATCGGCGCAGTAGATATCAGTACATACGGACTTACATATTATATTGCATCCATTGCATTTGATATTATTCCTCTGGTGGTATTTGGATTTATCCTGGGCACACTATATAATAAATGGGAAGTTAAAGATAC from Ferroplasma acidiphilum carries:
- a CDS encoding DUF6789 family protein; its protein translation is MGKAGLGAKAGVVAGLVYGILDGIFAYVVLVIFKTDVMKVMSTLAAKETSLGIKVTGAQLYSTDLTLAPVEGIVGGLIIGIILGIIFAYTHNKIPGKNMIIKGEIFGLILWIIFDVLIGAVDISTYGLTYYIASIAFDIIPLVVFGFILGTLYNKWEVKDTPVTDEEFNKMNSGNL